Proteins encoded within one genomic window of Streptomyces sp. NBC_00523:
- a CDS encoding DUF6308 family protein — MLARKRPHLIPIYDLRIKQLFERPKTDHSFWAALAAALRADNGAFYDQLARLRDKAGMGEDIGVLRVFDLIAWMHQGRQGQVPTS; from the coding sequence CTGCTGGCACGCAAGCGTCCCCACCTCATCCCCATCTACGACCTCCGCATCAAGCAGCTCTTTGAACGACCGAAGACAGACCACTCCTTCTGGGCAGCGCTGGCTGCAGCCCTGCGGGCGGACAACGGCGCCTTCTACGATCAGTTGGCCCGTCTCCGCGACAAGGCGGGGATGGGTGAGGACATCGGCGTCCTGCGCGTGTTCGACCTTATCGCCTGGATGCATCAAGGACGGCAAGGGCAGGTCCCGACGAGTTGA